One genomic segment of Primulina tabacum isolate GXHZ01 chromosome 9, ASM2559414v2, whole genome shotgun sequence includes these proteins:
- the LOC142555960 gene encoding tyrosine decarboxylase-like translates to MGSVQNQKLENGFSGTIKPMDPEEFRRQGHMVIDFIADYYKNVEKYPVRSQVEPGYLRKRLPEAAPSDPEPIEEILLDVQKDIVPGITHWQSPNYYAYFPSSGSIAGFLGEMLSTGFNIVGFNWMSSPAATELESIVMDWMGKMLDLPSDFLFSGGGGGVLQGTTCEAILCTVVGARDQVLKKIGRENINKLVVYGSDQTHSALQKAAQIAGINPNNFRAVATTKTTEFGLTAEAFRATVESDIEAGLVPLFLCATIGTTSSTAVDTLGPLCEVAKEFGIWVHVDAAYAGSACICPEYRHFLNGVENADSFSFNAHKWFLTTLDCCCLWVKDPSALIKALSTYPEYLRNKASETKQVVDYKDWQITLSRRFRSLKLWLVLRSYGVSNLRKFLRSHIKMAKNFEGLIGMDKRFEVVVPRNFATVCFRISPIEIGAILPQHHTVSKEEAANNFNAKLLESINESGKIYMTHAVIGGEYVMRFAVGASLTENRHVILAWKVVQEHANALFTMS, encoded by the coding sequence ATGGGGAGTGTTCAGAATCAAAAACTCGAAAATGGATTCTCTGGAACTATTAAGCCTATGGACCCGGAGGAGTTCAGGAGGCAAGGTCACATGGTCATAGATTTTATTGCTGATTATTACAAGAATGTTGAGAAGTATCCTGTTCGTAGCCAGGTGGAGCCAGGTTATCTCCGGAAGAGGTTACCCGAAGCTGCTCCCAGTGATCCAGAACCCATTGAAGAGATCCTTCTTGACGTGCAGAAGGACATTGTCCCAGGGATCACTCATTGGCAAAGTCCtaattattatgcatatttCCCATCCAGCGGCAGTATTGCTGGATTTCTTGGAGAAATGCTGAGCACTGGATTCAATATTGTTGGGTTCAACTGGATGTCATCTCCCGCTGCCACCGAACTTGAGAGCATCGTCATGGATTGGATGGGGAAAATGCTTGATCTCCCATCGGATTTCCTCTTCTCCGGCGGGGGAGGCGGCGTTTTGCAGGGAACCACCTGCGAGGCGATACTTTGCACTGTTGTCGGTGCCAGGGATCAAGTGCTGAAGAAGATTGGGAGGGAGAATATCAACAAGCTTGTGGTATATGGATCGGATCAAACCCACTCTGCTCTGCAGAAGGCAGCTCAGATAGCTGGCATCAACCCCAATAATTTCCGGGCAGTTGCTACCACAAAAACCACCGAATTCGGGCTGACAGCTGAAGCATTCCGCGCGACCGTTGAATCCGACATTGAAGCGGGGCTGGTGCCTCTGTTCCTGTGCGCCACCATCGGGACAACATCGTCGACGGCGGTTGATACGCTGGGGCCACTGTGCGAGGTAGCGAAGGAGTTCGGGATATGGGTTCACGTGGATGCAGCATACGCAGGGAGCGCATGCATCTGCCCGGAGTACCGCCATTTTCTGAATGGAGTAGAAAACGCTGACTCTTTCAGTTTTAACGCGCACAAATGGTTCCTAACAACGTTGGATTGCTGCTGCCTCTGGGTGAAAGATCCCAGCGCCCTGATAAAAGCCCTGTCGACATATCCCGAGTATCTGAGAAACAAAGCCTCCGAAACGAAGCAAGTGGTTGATTACAAAGATTGGCAAATCACACTCAGCCGCCGCTTCAGGTCCCTGAAACTGTGGCTCGTCCTCCGCAGCTACGGCGTCTCAAATCTCAGAAAATTCCTACGAAGCCACATAAAAATGGCAAAGAATTTCGAAGGGTTGATAGGAATGGATAAGAGGTTCGAAGTGGTGGTCCCCCGGAACTTTGCCACCGTATGCTTCCGCATCTCGCCAATCGAAATCGGTGCAATACTGCCACAGCACCACACCGTGTCGAAGGAGGAAGCGGCCAACAATTTCAACGCCAAACTGCTGGAATCCATTAACGAATCCGGGAAGATTTACATGACACACGCCGTGATTGGTGGGGAATATGTTATGCGATTCGCTGTAGGGGCAAGTCTCACTGAAAACAGGCACGTAATCCTGGCCTGGAAAGTCGTGCAAGAACATGCAAATGCGTTGTTTACCATGTCCTGA